A section of the Candidatus Margulisiibacteriota bacterium genome encodes:
- the gap gene encoding type I glyceraldehyde-3-phosphate dehydrogenase, whose protein sequence is MGIKVGINGFGRIGRLVFRAMVANENFEVVGINDLIDAEYMAYMLKYDSTHGRFKGTVEVKDSQLIVNGKKIRVTSERNPADLKWDAIGAEYVVESTGLFTTVEKAEAHLKAGAKKVVISAPSADAPMFVMGVNNTTYKKDMNVVSNASCTTNCLAPIAKVLNDNFGIVEALMTTVHATTATQKTVDGPSMKDWRGGRGAGQNIIPSSTGAAKAVGKVIPELNGKLTGMAFRVPTADVSAVDLTCKLAKPAKYEDIKKVMKAASEGALKGILGYTEDAVVSADFIGDARTSIFDADAGISLNDTFVKVVSWYDNEWGYSCKVADLISYMDTVK, encoded by the coding sequence ATGGGAATTAAAGTCGGTATTAATGGCTTCGGCAGAATCGGTAGACTAGTTTTTAGAGCAATGGTTGCAAACGAAAACTTCGAAGTTGTAGGGATTAATGATCTTATTGATGCAGAATATATGGCATACATGCTGAAGTACGATTCAACACACGGCAGGTTCAAAGGCACTGTCGAAGTAAAAGATAGTCAATTAATCGTAAACGGCAAAAAAATCAGAGTAACCAGCGAAAGAAATCCAGCAGACTTAAAATGGGATGCCATTGGAGCAGAATACGTTGTAGAATCAACCGGTCTGTTTACTACTGTAGAAAAAGCAGAAGCTCACCTTAAAGCCGGAGCAAAGAAAGTTGTTATTTCAGCTCCATCAGCCGATGCGCCAATGTTCGTTATGGGTGTAAACAACACAACCTACAAAAAAGACATGAATGTCGTTTCAAATGCTTCTTGCACAACTAACTGCTTAGCACCTATTGCGAAAGTATTAAATGACAACTTTGGAATAGTTGAAGCGTTAATGACAACAGTTCACGCTACAACAGCAACTCAGAAAACCGTTGACGGCCCTTCGATGAAAGATTGGAGAGGCGGTAGAGGCGCTGGCCAAAACATTATCCCATCTTCAACCGGCGCGGCGAAAGCTGTAGGAAAAGTAATTCCTGAATTAAACGGCAAATTAACTGGGATGGCCTTCAGAGTACCAACTGCAGACGTTTCGGCTGTTGATCTTACCTGCAAACTTGCTAAGCCAGCTAAATATGAAGACATAAAAAAAGTTATGAAAGCCGCATCAGAAGGTGCCCTAAAAGGTATTCTTGGCTATACAGAAGATGCAGTCGTTTCAGCTGACTTCATCGGTGATGCAAGAACTTCTATATTTGACGCTGATGCAGGTATCTCGTTAAATGATACATTCGTAAAAGTAGTATCTTGGTATGACAATGAATGGGGTTATTCTTGCAAAGTAGCAGATTTAATCTCTTACATGGATACAGTAAAATAA
- a CDS encoding ABC transporter permease, whose amino-acid sequence MRNILYLIQKEFRQIFRLKANLVIIFVMPFIQLVILGFAITTDVKNISTMYVDMDRSQLSRKIIRTVSSGEFFTIKGSTDQTEAAVKKMDSGKIKLAIVIPQHFENNVLSGETPEIQAIVDGVDGNTAGIALGYLTQIFKQLQRNMTMALPSAQPRHIIETQTRMLYNPNLDSVYNIVPGIMVMLLTMITVFLASINIVREKEIGTLEQLLVTPIKGRELIVGKIIPFAIMGFVMLNVGMLAAGLIFGIWMKGNLLLLYVISVLFMLSTLGVGIFISTIATNQQQAMFYAWFFSIFAILLSGFFIPIENMPPWVQIVTYLDPLKYFMDVIRGIYLKGSGVSDLVPEIISLSLYGSTMLSLAIIRFHKRMS is encoded by the coding sequence ATGCGTAACATACTTTATCTTATACAGAAAGAATTCCGTCAAATTTTCCGATTGAAAGCAAATCTGGTAATTATTTTTGTGATGCCGTTTATTCAGCTCGTTATTTTAGGATTCGCGATAACGACAGATGTGAAGAATATCTCGACGATGTATGTTGATATGGACCGGTCTCAATTAAGCCGCAAAATTATCAGAACCGTTAGTTCCGGCGAGTTTTTTACTATAAAAGGGAGTACTGATCAAACGGAAGCTGCAGTCAAGAAAATGGATTCCGGAAAGATCAAGCTGGCGATTGTCATCCCACAGCATTTTGAAAACAACGTTTTAAGTGGAGAAACTCCTGAAATACAAGCGATAGTTGATGGCGTCGATGGGAACACGGCGGGCATCGCCTTGGGCTATTTAACTCAGATATTCAAGCAATTGCAACGGAATATGACTATGGCTCTCCCCTCAGCGCAACCACGCCATATTATTGAGACTCAGACACGGATGCTCTATAATCCTAATTTAGATAGTGTCTATAATATTGTTCCTGGAATCATGGTGATGCTGTTAACCATGATCACGGTTTTTCTGGCATCGATTAATATTGTAAGAGAAAAAGAAATCGGTACATTGGAGCAGTTATTAGTTACTCCTATTAAAGGTCGGGAATTAATTGTCGGTAAAATTATACCCTTTGCGATTATGGGATTTGTAATGCTGAATGTAGGAATGCTGGCTGCAGGACTAATCTTTGGTATCTGGATGAAAGGAAATCTTCTATTATTGTATGTGATCAGCGTTTTGTTTATGCTCTCAACTCTGGGTGTGGGGATTTTTATTTCTACTATCGCTACGAACCAGCAGCAAGCTATGTTTTACGCCTGGTTTTTTTCCATCTTCGCGATTTTATTATCCGGTTTTTTTATCCCGATAGAAAATATGCCGCCATGGGTACAAATTGTAACTTATCTTGATCCTCTTAAGTATTTCATGGATGTTATTCGCGGAATCTACTTAAAAGGATCTGGTGTGTCCGATCTGGTTCCGGAAATCATATCTTTGTCACTTTATGGGAGTACGATGCTCTCCCTTGCAATTATCAGGTTTCACAAGCGTATGAGTTAG
- a CDS encoding ABC transporter permease has protein sequence MKSLLLSIIKKEFFHILRDPQTLLIIIIMPIAMIFLYGYAITLEMRNIPTIVSDLSKTPESRLFVKKLVSSNFFEVELNHIDESSIDTVFRRREAKCIIVIPKDYSTGIVDSPVTYLQVIIDASDPNGAKLISNYVNNIVNQSNLEMSLSNSALFTLQPRFLYNPDLKSANYFVPGLVAVILLLISALLTSLAIVREKEKGTMEQVLVSPINPIQIIIGKLIPYLILGFIDGLIILFAGVFWFNVPVNGSLLLLLLMMLLYIFNGLSLGLLISTIAQTQQLAMMMALMGTMLPTFLLSGFMFPIESMPILFQWLSKIIPASHFVQIIRGIMLKGVGIPELISQISFLTLLSLVLIIVSIKKFRVNLDA, from the coding sequence ATGAAATCACTCTTACTGAGTATTATTAAGAAAGAATTTTTTCATATTTTGAGGGATCCTCAAACGTTACTCATTATCATAATAATGCCGATTGCGATGATCTTTCTCTATGGGTATGCAATTACGTTAGAAATGAGAAATATTCCAACTATCGTTTCTGATTTGTCGAAAACACCGGAAAGCCGGTTATTTGTTAAAAAGCTAGTCTCCAGCAATTTCTTTGAAGTAGAGCTCAACCATATCGATGAATCTTCTATTGATACGGTTTTTCGAAGAAGAGAAGCCAAATGTATCATTGTTATTCCAAAAGATTATTCTACCGGTATTGTTGATTCTCCTGTGACATATCTGCAGGTGATAATTGATGCGAGTGATCCTAATGGCGCTAAACTAATCAGCAATTATGTTAATAATATTGTTAATCAAAGCAACCTAGAAATGAGCCTAAGCAATTCGGCTCTGTTTACTTTACAGCCGAGATTTCTTTATAATCCCGACCTTAAATCTGCAAATTATTTTGTGCCTGGGCTCGTTGCCGTTATTTTATTGCTGATAAGCGCTTTATTGACCAGTTTAGCAATTGTTCGAGAAAAAGAAAAAGGCACGATGGAACAGGTGCTGGTGAGTCCGATTAATCCAATACAAATAATTATTGGGAAGTTAATCCCCTATTTGATCCTTGGATTTATAGACGGGCTTATCATTCTTTTTGCCGGAGTATTCTGGTTTAATGTTCCGGTTAATGGTTCTCTTCTCTTGCTTTTACTGATGATGCTTCTGTATATTTTCAATGGTCTCAGCTTGGGTTTGTTAATCTCGACGATAGCCCAGACTCAGCAGCTTGCAATGATGATGGCCTTAATGGGTACTATGCTTCCTACCTTTCTCCTCAGTGGGTTTATGTTTCCGATCGAAAGCATGCCGATATTGTTCCAGTGGTTATCAAAAATAATACCAGCCAGCCATTTTGTTCAGATTATTCGGGGAATAATGCTCAAGGGAGTAGGAATTCCTGAATTGATAAGTCAGATATCTTTTTTAACTTTATTATCGTTGGTTTTAATTATAGTGAGTATTAAGAAGTTTCGAGTGAACCTTGATGCGTAA
- a CDS encoding ABC transporter ATP-binding protein, giving the protein MESNYAVEVEHLTRRFGSFVAVNNVSFAVKQGEIFGFLGANGAGKTTTIRMLCGLLLPTSGKAYVAGYDLYTESEKIKLNIGYMSQKFSLYEDLTVRENIEFYGGVYGLSRKAIKLKIEELLAYLHLWDHADDLTGSLPVGWKQRLALSTAILHDPPIIFLDEPTSGVDPISRRNFWLLIYELAEKGKTIFVTTHYMDEAEYCNRLSIMKDGKIAEIDEPQRLKEKYNLTTMQDVFLAIVKRED; this is encoded by the coding sequence GTGGAAAGTAACTATGCTGTAGAAGTAGAACATTTAACTCGCCGGTTTGGCTCGTTCGTAGCAGTTAACAACGTGTCTTTTGCTGTCAAACAAGGAGAAATATTTGGGTTCCTTGGCGCAAACGGAGCAGGCAAAACAACAACCATCAGGATGTTGTGCGGCTTATTATTACCTACGTCCGGGAAGGCGTATGTTGCTGGATATGATCTTTATACCGAGAGTGAGAAGATTAAGCTGAATATCGGCTATATGAGCCAGAAGTTCAGCCTCTATGAAGATCTGACTGTTCGAGAAAATATTGAGTTTTATGGGGGAGTTTATGGCCTTTCCCGTAAGGCAATTAAATTAAAAATAGAAGAATTACTGGCTTATTTGCATTTATGGGACCATGCCGATGACTTAACAGGTTCGTTGCCGGTAGGCTGGAAGCAGCGATTAGCCTTAAGTACCGCGATCCTTCATGATCCGCCGATTATTTTTTTGGATGAACCGACAAGCGGAGTCGACCCAATATCGCGCAGGAATTTCTGGTTGCTGATATATGAGCTGGCTGAAAAGGGAAAGACCATTTTCGTTACTACGCATTATATGGATGAGGCCGAGTACTGTAATCGTTTGAGTATTATGAAAGATGGTAAAATCGCAGAAATTGATGAGCCTCAGAGATTAAAAGAAAAATATAATTTAACTACCATGCAAGATGTTTTTCTGGCAATTGTGAAAAGGGAAGATTAA
- a CDS encoding ABC transporter ATP-binding protein: MKPLIVDRLKKSYGMKHVVKDISFEVNKQEIFGLIGPDGAGKTTIMRIIVTLLKMDTGSVLFQSKNITDNIRYVRSNIGYMPQRFSLYQDLTVEQNLNFFGDLFGVPKDLQDNRKERLYGFSRLEPFRGRRAGALSGGMKQKLALSCMLMHEPEVIILDEPTFGVDPLSRNELWQILHELSEKGITILISTPYMEEAAECSKIGLIYDGEMLGINTPQEFVDNFTLPLYLLKTQAPHQTFKRLQQTEYMDSIQLFGEGVHLVDEYNLGLSRIQDQLSEYHIDDIVPIQPKLEDVFLNLLSKQRV; the protein is encoded by the coding sequence ATGAAACCATTAATTGTTGATAGGTTAAAAAAAAGTTATGGCATGAAGCACGTTGTTAAAGATATTTCTTTTGAAGTAAACAAACAGGAGATTTTCGGACTTATCGGACCGGATGGTGCTGGCAAAACAACGATAATGAGAATTATTGTAACGCTACTAAAGATGGATACCGGCAGTGTTTTATTTCAATCCAAAAATATTACGGATAACATCAGATATGTAAGAAGCAACATTGGCTATATGCCACAGAGATTTAGCCTTTATCAGGACCTTACCGTCGAGCAGAATCTGAATTTTTTTGGTGATCTTTTTGGAGTTCCAAAAGATCTTCAGGATAATCGCAAAGAACGATTGTACGGATTTTCTCGATTAGAACCTTTTCGTGGTAGGCGAGCAGGCGCTCTATCCGGTGGAATGAAGCAAAAGTTAGCCTTATCGTGTATGCTCATGCATGAACCGGAAGTCATCATTTTGGATGAGCCGACTTTTGGTGTTGACCCTTTATCACGAAATGAGTTATGGCAGATATTGCACGAATTGTCTGAGAAGGGAATTACGATTTTAATTTCTACTCCCTATATGGAAGAAGCGGCTGAATGTTCAAAGATCGGTCTTATTTACGACGGCGAAATGTTAGGCATAAATACGCCGCAAGAGTTTGTTGATAATTTCACGTTACCGCTTTATTTGTTAAAAACTCAGGCACCCCACCAAACTTTTAAACGATTGCAGCAAACAGAATATATGGATTCTATTCAACTTTTTGGCGAGGGAGTTCATTTAGTTGATGAATATAATCTGGGATTGTCCCGGATTCAAGATCAGCTAAGTGAATACCATATTGACGATATCGTCCCCATTCAGCCTAAGTTAGAGGACGTTTTTTTGAATTTATTAAGTAAACAAAGGGTTTGA
- a CDS encoding secretion protein HlyD, producing MGNLKIFLIIGLMVTIQGCTTNKKLDTYSGQIEATKIKLSSQGTGIIRQFDLEEGDAIVTGQVIARVDTENVAVQRQLQYEKVREAELSLESIESQMQQLQPQIDLNHELLLKTELLVTEGAATVQLRDELATQTKVADAQLRTLITNYNLAKNRIEQANTVIQLTNIQIKNSEVLSPIRGTVVNKYRNAGELVSPGTPLAEIADLEKMNVYIYIPTKTLLTIKIGQTAYVSVDGSPAPIEGTVSWIASEAEFTPKTILTKETRTSLVYEVKIKVHNISGALKIGMPVEVTLTR from the coding sequence ATGGGTAACTTAAAAATATTTCTTATTATTGGGCTGATGGTGACGATTCAAGGATGTACAACAAACAAAAAACTTGATACTTATAGCGGTCAGATTGAGGCAACAAAAATAAAATTATCTTCTCAAGGAACAGGAATTATCAGGCAATTCGATCTGGAAGAGGGAGATGCAATCGTCACCGGACAGGTTATCGCCAGAGTTGATACTGAGAATGTAGCAGTCCAAAGACAGCTTCAGTATGAAAAAGTTCGGGAAGCAGAGTTAAGCTTGGAATCGATCGAATCACAAATGCAGCAACTTCAGCCTCAAATTGATCTTAATCATGAGCTTTTATTGAAAACAGAATTATTAGTTACCGAAGGTGCGGCAACCGTACAGCTAAGGGATGAGCTGGCAACGCAGACAAAGGTAGCAGATGCGCAGCTTAGGACATTAATAACCAATTATAATCTCGCAAAAAACAGAATTGAACAAGCGAATACCGTGATTCAATTAACCAATATTCAGATTAAGAACTCAGAGGTTCTTTCGCCAATTCGAGGAACCGTAGTGAATAAGTACCGTAATGCCGGAGAGCTCGTAAGTCCCGGGACTCCTTTAGCAGAGATTGCGGATTTGGAAAAAATGAATGTATATATTTATATCCCTACCAAGACGTTATTGACGATAAAGATTGGTCAGACTGCTTATGTCAGTGTCGATGGAAGTCCTGCTCCAATTGAAGGGACGGTGTCCTGGATTGCCTCGGAAGCGGAGTTTACACCAAAGACGATATTAACCAAAGAGACCAGAACATCGCTCGTCTATGAAGTCAAAATTAAGGTCCATAATATTTCTGGAGCCTTAAAAATCGGAATGCCTGTAGAAGTAACGCTTACAAGGTAG